In Bactrocera oleae isolate idBacOlea1 chromosome 3, idBacOlea1, whole genome shotgun sequence, a genomic segment contains:
- the PLCXD gene encoding PI-PLC X domain-containing protein 1, giving the protein MSKAIKVCAALVTLYVYALYDLSTVSALPYNYDDIYDLSATRPDAQPKQLRLWLTISARHRFVEVSWANAPAHKDDYILITMHAPHKFERVERTTGTPLAAFDNAEGSGFVPNDGITERSTSSPTRYLLERENKHNYVARSNTSDTFEGSGFVDTYTTAPRTASAPPRHYWISNNGSVDIVAALQPNAATQWFTTGVYFDYALSRNVTAKTGCYGFWASYVNASGDILAASCLRAYPRWMREMRAQLGGMRVRDLFIPGTHDSGSYRPNFDPLLRETIVTKYALTQDDDIRGQLLHGVRYLDIRVGYYRNTPERFYINHGVTRQRPLAEIIEQVKEFVLETNEIVIFGLKEFPVGFGKGLGVHRLLVSYLQQQFGDVIVHPSASWRATLNDIWSRQQNVILAYDKGQVVAEFPQTLFGSVEQRWGNVQTWTKLEKYLRSINNFDVSRLSSRPIADMAELTPDTWGVILDKYGGLRKMADQVNWRISELYRDELGANANIVAVDFIRGTSLMDVAIEWNKRKVVYY; this is encoded by the exons ATgtcaaaagcaataaaagtgTGTGCAGCGCTCGTGACACTTTACGTGTACGCGTTGTACGACCTAAGCACAGTCTCTGCGCTGCCCTACAACTACGACGACATATACGATTTAAGCGCCACGCGTCCCGACGCGCAACCAAAACAGTTGCGGCTCTGGCTGACAATAAGCGCGCGCCATCGTTTTGTGGAGGTCTCTTGGGCAAATGCGCCTGCGCATAAGGATGATTACATATTGATTACCATGCACGCACCACACAAATTTGAGCGCGTCGAGCGCACTACCGGCACACCGCTGGCTGCATTCGATAACGCAGAAGGTAGCGGCTTTGTGCCAAACGATGGCATTACCGAACGCAGCACTTCCTCGCCAACGCGCTATCTACTCGAACGTGAAAACAAACACAATTACGTTGCGCGTTCGAATACGAGCGACACTTTTGAAGGCAGCGGTTTTGTGGACACTTACACCACAGCGCCGCGCACAGCATCAGCACCACCACGTCATTATTGGATTTCAAATAATGGCAGTGTTGATATAGTCGCCGCATTACAACCAAACGCCGCCACACAATGGTTTACCACCGGTGTTTATTTTGATTACGCGCTGTCACGCAATGTGACCGCCAAAACGGGCTGCTATGGCTTTTGGGCGAGTTATGTGAATGCCAGTGGCGATATATTGGCCGCCAGCTGTTTGCGTGCCTATCCGCGTTGGATGCGCGAAATGCGCGCACAGTTGGGTGGTATGCGTGTACGCGATCTCTTCATACCTGGTACACACGACTCCGGTTCGTATAGACCAAATTTTGATCCACTACTACGCGAAACGATCGTCACAAAGTATGCGCTGACACAGGATGATGATATACGCGGTCAGCTGTTGCACGGCGTGCGTTATTTGGATATACGCGTCGGTTATTATCGCAATACGCCCGAGCGCTTCTATATTAATCATGGCGTTACACGACAGCGTCCTCTAGCGGAAATTATCGAGCAAGTTAAAGAGTTTGTCTTGGAGACAAATGAGATTGTGATATTCGGTTTGAAAGAGTTTCCGGTTG GTTTCGGCAAAGGTCTTGGTGTTCATCGTCTGCTGGTCAGttacttacaacaacaatttggcGATGTTATCGTGCATCCTTCAGCGTCGTGGCGCGCAACATTAAACGATATTTGGTCAAGGCAGCAGAACGTCATTTTGGCTTATGATAAGGGTCAAGTAGTGGCTGAATTTCCGCAAACACTATTTGGTTCGGTGGAGCAACGTTGGGGCAATGTGCAAACATGGACAAAGCTGGAGAAGTACTTACGTTCAATTAACAACTTTGATGTTTC TCGCCTATCAAGCCGACCCATTGCAGATATGGCTGAACTTACACCCGACACGTGGGGTGTTATACTCGATAAATATGGTGGACTGCGAAAAATGGCCGATCAAGTGAATTGGCGCATTTCAGAACTTTATCGCGACGAATTGGGCGCAAATGCGAATATTGTAGCAGTGGATTTCATACGTGGCACCAGTCTAATGGATGTCGCAATCGAATGGAATAAACGAAAAGTCGTCTACTATTAG
- the LOC106627502 gene encoding protein peste, with protein sequence MPKKASSLGKWHQSNRKIIIGLCGFCLGLFGVLCGMFWEKIFNSIMEKEMTLRPDSQVYDKWKTPPMALSLDVYFFNWTNPEDFKNLSTKPNLVQLGPYRFTEKQDKIDIKWNPENASVTYRKKSDFYFDEEGSNGSLDDTIVTLNAVALSAAGKAKRWNSVRRNLVDVGLKLYGQELSITRTVDEMLFTGYSDDMLDMARAMPLFGKDVDVPFDKFGWFYTRNGSADLTGVFNVYTGADDISKIGQMHTWNFKQHTGFFPSTCGLINGSAGEFHPPYLKENGNVALFTPDMCRTVPLDYTATAEIEGIRGFKYSGGARSIDNGTLYPENSCFCGGECVPSGVMNISSCRFGSPVFMSYPHFYNADPYYGEQIDGMVPEQDKHEFYMVLEPRTGVALEVAARFQVNMLVEPINGVTLYEKVPRVFFPLIWFEQKVRITPELAADLKMLPQILIGGQIFACVCFGIGLILLCWYPIEILCTRQRSVDLKTMPTAVENGKKTTKFSSVEELKNQPLPNVVVNNKTLDSSPLLDRTNGKPIMVVPKSETNESVATTTTTTNCSGISDNVKE encoded by the exons ATGCCTAAAAAAGCGAGTAGTTTAGGCAAATGGCACCAAAGTAATCGCAAAATTATTATTGGACTTTGCGGATTCTGTTTGGGCCTTTTCGGCGTGTTATGCGGCATGTTTTGGGAAAAAATCTTCAACAGCATAATGGAAAAG GAAATGACCTTACGACCCGACTCACAGGTTTACGACAAATGGAAAACTCCACCAATGGCTTTAAGCTTAGACGTTTACTTCTTTAATTGGACAAATCCAGAAGATTTCAAAAATCTCAGTACGAAACCCAATCTTGTGCAGTTGGGTCCATATCGGTTTACAGAGAAACAAGATAAAATCGATATAAAATGGAATCCGGAAAACGCCTCAGTCACTTATAGGAAAAAAAGTGATTTCTATTTTGACGAGGAAGGTAGCAATGGAAGCTTGGATGATACGATAGTTACATTGAATGCTGTGGCGTTG TCCGCTGCCGGTAAGGCAAAACGTTGGAACAGCGTGCGCCGCAATTTAGTCGATGTGGGTTTGAAGTTATATGGTCAGGAGCTGTCTATAACCCGCACAGTCGATGAGATGCTCTTCACGGGCTATAGCGACGATATGTTGGATATGGCGCGTGCTATGCCTCTTTTCGGCAAGGATGTTGATGTGCCGTTCGATAAATTTGGCTGGTTTTATACG CGTAATGGCAGCGCCGATTTGACCGGTGTCTTCAATGTTTACACTGGCGCTGATGACATTTCgaaaatcggacaaatgcacacatgGAACTTCAAACAACACACCGGCTTTTTTCCATCGACTTGTGGTTTAATTAATGGCTCAGCAGGTGAATTTCATCCACCATACTTGAAGGAGAATGGTAATGTTGCGCTTTTCACGCCCGATATGTGTCGTACAGTGCCGTTGGATTATACAGCAACTGCAGAGATTGAAGGCATTCGTGGTTTCAAATACAGTGGTGGCGCGCGTTCCATTGATAATG GCACCCTCTATCCTGAGAATAGCTGTTTCTGTGGTGGTGAATGTGTTCCTTCAGGCGTTATGAATATTTCTTCGTGTCGCTTTGGTTCGCCCGTTTTCATGTCATACCCACATTTCTACAATGCTGATCCTTATTATGGAGAACAAATCGATGGCATGGTGCCGGAGCAGGATAAGCATGAATTCTATATGGTGTTGGAACCGCGCACAGGTGTTGCTTTGGAGGTAGCCGCGCGTTTCCAAGTCAATATGCTTGTTGAGCCGATTAATGGTGTAAC TTTGTACGAGAAAGTGCCACGCGTGTTCTTTCCACTCATCTGGTTCGAACAGAAGGTGCGCATAACACCCGAACTTGCCGCCGATTTAAAGATGTTGCCGCAAATACTCATAGGAGGACAAATATTCGCTTGCGTCTGCTTTGGCATTGGTCTTATACTGCTCTGCTGGTATCCCATCGAAATTCTATGCACACGTCAGCGTTCTGTCGATCTCAAAACTATGCCAACAGCAGTTGAAAATGGTAAGAAAACAACGAAATTCTCCAGTGTTGAGGAATTGAAAAATCAACCATTACCTAATGTTGTTGTAAACAACAAAACGCTCGATAGTTCGCCTTTATTGGATCGTACGAATGGCAAGCCGATCATGGTTGTGCCAAAGTCGGAGACAAATGAGAGTGttgccactacaacaacaaccacaaattgTAGTGGTATTAGTGACAATGTAAAGGAATAA
- the Plzf gene encoding zinc finger protein 85 isoform X1 produces MNAALELVPTLHKPLHSKVSNYLNNQRRSGQYCDLIIELELDVAGDDANAEFGHFCVVGAQSRFIGGPQFIQKSLQFSIHNPLKVTINNFSCTQCLHTMMDFFYEDIISISKEHEPHFKQLAKILAVTELMNLFELPDELVPTVTGNNQAVIAQACETHNDTEDDVKKGTVETETEKKRDVNLGNIYKDQRNFFNLKNPRATSSSSKINYCIGCDFKCYRVQEMITHMSNCEPSHLTCSLCEVGFLAWREYEAHIQHHLSNLKKPFFCLECGARFVNRAALTIHLPKHTTETPHQCQHCGKGFKWKQGLNSHMLIHNKEKQMLCDVCGYSTTHMKALKSHKLQHTGEYFKCPYPECNHHANRKENLRIHMETHKQERPFVCEVCGCKFSQSKNLKRHALKHSTEEVHKYKCQLCSFGSHRSDKVKEHVQRVHTEKEVQLELPEIVENAFENNVCDEFDLPPLTGIDRGELLSVKNEKVNTKDVTKKARTKKKATSLTQKKRPLSIAPKPHAVVATVTNSLSNSVNS; encoded by the exons ATGAATGCAGCTCTGGAATTAGTACCAACTCTACATAAACCGTTGCATTCCAAAGTTTCCAACTACCTCAACAATCAACGGCGTTCTGGTCAATACTGTGATTtaataatcgaattggaattgGATGTGGctggtgatgatgcaaatgccGAATTCGGACACTTTTGTGTTGTTGGCGCACAAAGTCGCTTCATAGGCGGACCACAATTCATACAAAAATCATTACAATTTTCAATACACAATCCTTTAAAGGTGACAATCAATAATTTCAGTTGTACACAATGTCTGCACACCATGATGGATTTCTTCTATGAAGATATTATTTCCATATCGAAGGAACATGAACCACATTTCAAGCAATTGGCAAAGATTTTAGCCGTGACAGAgttaatgaatttatttgaattgcCAGATGAATTGGTGCCTACTGTGACTGGTAATAATCAAGCGGTCATAGCCCAAGCATGTGAGACCCATAATGACACTGAGGATGATGTAAAGAAAGGGACTGTAGAAACTGAGACGGAGAAGAAGCGTGATGTCAATTTAggcaatatatataaagatcAGCGGAACTTTTTCAAT CTAAAGAATCCGCGTGCCACCAGTTCCAGCAGTAAAATCAACTATTGTATCGGCTGTGATTTCAAATGCTATCGCGTGCAGGAAATGATTACGCACATGAGCAACTGCGAACCTTCTCATCTCACCTGTTCGCTGTGTGAGGTTGGATTCTTGGCATGGCGTGAGTACGAAGCGCACATTCAGCACCATCTgagcaatttaaaaaaaccgtTCTTTTGCCTAGAGTGCGGTGCTCGTTTTGTCAATCGTGCTGCGCTAACCATACATTTACCCAAGCATACAACAGAAACACCGCATCAGTGCCAACACTGCGGAAAAGGTTTCAAATGGAAGCAAGGCTTAAACAGTCATATGTTAATACATAATAAGGAGAAGCAAATGCTTTGTGATGTTTGCGGTTATAGCACAACACATATGAAAGCGCTAAAATCGCATAAATTGCAACACACTGGTGAATACTTTAAATGTCCATATCCTGAATGTAACCACCATGCAAATCGGAAAGAAAATCTACGTATACATATGGAAACTCACAAACAAGAACGCCCATTCGTATGTGAAGTTTGTGGTTGTAAATTTAGTCAAAGTAAGAATTTGAAACGGCATGCGCTCAAACATTCCACAGAAGAAGTACACAAATATAAATGTCAATTATGTTCATTTGGCAGTCATCGTTCGGATAAAGTGAAAGAACATGTGCAACGTGTGCATACTGAGAAAGAAGTGCAATTGGAATTGCCGGAAATAGTTGAGAATGCTTTTGAAAATAACGTCTGTGACGAATTCGATTTGCCACCGCTAACTGGAATCGACAGAGGCGAGCTATTGAGTGTAAAGAATGAAAAAGTTAACACTAAAGATGTGACAAAAAAAGCTCGCACGAAAAAGAAGGCCACTAGTTTAACACAAAAGAAACGGCCACTATCTATTGCGCCAAAACCTCATGCAGTTGTTGCGACAGTTACAAATTCATTAAGCAATAGTGTTAATagttga
- the LOC106627494 gene encoding nuclear protein 1: MSEAYFDEYEHYNFDHDKHIFSGRSGKQRSKKEASEHTNHFDPNGHSRKLVTKFMNTNNNRKTCATKN; encoded by the coding sequence ATGTCTGAGGCTTATTTCGATGAATACGAACACTACAACTTCGACCACGACAAGCATATCTTCTCGGGTCGCAGTGGCAAGCAACGCAGCAAGAAGGAGGCCAGCGAGCACACTAATCACTTTGATCCTAACGGACATTCACGCAAATTAGTTACTAAATTTATGAATACCAATAACAATCGAAAGACGTGTGCCACCAAGAATTGA
- the Plzf gene encoding zinc finger protein 729 isoform X2, translating into MNAALELVPTLHKPLHSKVSNYLNNQRRSGQYCDLIIELELDVAGDDANAEFGHFCVVGAQSRFIGGPQFIQKSLQFSIHNPLKVTINNFSCTQCLHTMMDFFYEDIISISKEHEPHFKQLAKILAVTELMNLFELPDELVPTVTGNNQAVIAQACETHNDTEDDVKKGTVETETEKKRDVNLGNIYKDQRNFFNLKNPRATSSSSKINYCIGCDFKCYRVQEMITHMSNCEPSHLTCSLCEVGFLAWQCGARFVNRAALTIHLPKHTTETPHQCQHCGKGFKWKQGLNSHMLIHNKEKQMLCDVCGYSTTHMKALKSHKLQHTGEYFKCPYPECNHHANRKENLRIHMETHKQERPFVCEVCGCKFSQSKNLKRHALKHSTEEVHKYKCQLCSFGSHRSDKVKEHVQRVHTEKEVQLELPEIVENAFENNVCDEFDLPPLTGIDRGELLSVKNEKVNTKDVTKKARTKKKATSLTQKKRPLSIAPKPHAVVATVTNSLSNSVNS; encoded by the exons ATGAATGCAGCTCTGGAATTAGTACCAACTCTACATAAACCGTTGCATTCCAAAGTTTCCAACTACCTCAACAATCAACGGCGTTCTGGTCAATACTGTGATTtaataatcgaattggaattgGATGTGGctggtgatgatgcaaatgccGAATTCGGACACTTTTGTGTTGTTGGCGCACAAAGTCGCTTCATAGGCGGACCACAATTCATACAAAAATCATTACAATTTTCAATACACAATCCTTTAAAGGTGACAATCAATAATTTCAGTTGTACACAATGTCTGCACACCATGATGGATTTCTTCTATGAAGATATTATTTCCATATCGAAGGAACATGAACCACATTTCAAGCAATTGGCAAAGATTTTAGCCGTGACAGAgttaatgaatttatttgaattgcCAGATGAATTGGTGCCTACTGTGACTGGTAATAATCAAGCGGTCATAGCCCAAGCATGTGAGACCCATAATGACACTGAGGATGATGTAAAGAAAGGGACTGTAGAAACTGAGACGGAGAAGAAGCGTGATGTCAATTTAggcaatatatataaagatcAGCGGAACTTTTTCAAT CTAAAGAATCCGCGTGCCACCAGTTCCAGCAGTAAAATCAACTATTGTATCGGCTGTGATTTCAAATGCTATCGCGTGCAGGAAATGATTACGCACATGAGCAACTGCGAACCTTCTCATCTCACCTGTTCGCTGTGTGAGGTTGGATTCTTGGCATGGC AGTGCGGTGCTCGTTTTGTCAATCGTGCTGCGCTAACCATACATTTACCCAAGCATACAACAGAAACACCGCATCAGTGCCAACACTGCGGAAAAGGTTTCAAATGGAAGCAAGGCTTAAACAGTCATATGTTAATACATAATAAGGAGAAGCAAATGCTTTGTGATGTTTGCGGTTATAGCACAACACATATGAAAGCGCTAAAATCGCATAAATTGCAACACACTGGTGAATACTTTAAATGTCCATATCCTGAATGTAACCACCATGCAAATCGGAAAGAAAATCTACGTATACATATGGAAACTCACAAACAAGAACGCCCATTCGTATGTGAAGTTTGTGGTTGTAAATTTAGTCAAAGTAAGAATTTGAAACGGCATGCGCTCAAACATTCCACAGAAGAAGTACACAAATATAAATGTCAATTATGTTCATTTGGCAGTCATCGTTCGGATAAAGTGAAAGAACATGTGCAACGTGTGCATACTGAGAAAGAAGTGCAATTGGAATTGCCGGAAATAGTTGAGAATGCTTTTGAAAATAACGTCTGTGACGAATTCGATTTGCCACCGCTAACTGGAATCGACAGAGGCGAGCTATTGAGTGTAAAGAATGAAAAAGTTAACACTAAAGATGTGACAAAAAAAGCTCGCACGAAAAAGAAGGCCACTAGTTTAACACAAAAGAAACGGCCACTATCTATTGCGCCAAAACCTCATGCAGTTGTTGCGACAGTTACAAATTCATTAAGCAATAGTGTTAATagttga